In Populus trichocarpa isolate Nisqually-1 chromosome 7, P.trichocarpa_v4.1, whole genome shotgun sequence, the following proteins share a genomic window:
- the LOC18101078 gene encoding dof zinc finger protein DOF5.7: MVPPDNLQEKQTSKEDNQSSSSSRKTATTRPQEQALKCPRCESPNTKFCYYNNYSLTQPRHFCKTCRRYWTKGGALRSVPIGGGCRKNKKIKSSSRLSSDSKDSSGSSEIAGFSFFHGLSPAVDFNLGGLSFPRLNPSQNGLYNHFPSFGDISATSAAAATVTSPSFTLDPSVSSTGSCSLMGFNYPLTSVASGFCGAIQENIGGASMNINTNLPSSIESLSCINQDLHWKLQQQRLAMLFGTGENHKDGSTVSTDPIENQVQKPQPIMFENLEISKPQVCAAGNSRKEGAASGDTATEWFFGNSYSQVTATPTNTSNNGNNDNTGNWNGVQAWGDLHQYSALP, from the coding sequence ATGGTGCCCCCAGATAATCTTCAGGAGAAACAGACCTCCAAAGAAGACAACCAAAGCTCTTCTAGTAGCCGTAAAACAGCCACGACAAGGCCACAAGAGCAAGCCTTGAAGTGTCCAAGATGTGAGTCACCCAACACAAAATTCTGCTACTACAACAATTACAGCTTAACACAGCCCAGACATTTTTGCAAGACCTGTAGAAGGTACTGGACTAAAGGAGGAGCCTTGCGCAGCGTACCCATCGGCGGTGGCTGtagaaagaacaagaagataaaGTCATCTTCAAGGCTCTCAAGTGACTCCAAAGACTCCAGTGGCTCCTCAGAGATCGCTGGATTCAGCTTCTTTCATGGACTCTCCCCAGCCGTTGATTTTAATCTTGGTGGGTTATCATTTCCTAGGCTAAACCCTTCACAAAATGGCTTATATAATCATTTCCCTTCATTTGGGGATATTTCAGCAACTTCAGCAGCTGCAGCTACTGTTACTAGTCCTTCTTTCACTCTTGATCCATCTGTGAGCTCCACCGGTTCTTGTTCCTTAATGGGGTTTAATTATCCACTTACTTCGGTTGCTAGTGGGTTTTGTGGTGCAATTCAGGAGAACATTGGTGGTGCTTCAATGAATATCAACACTAATCTCCCGTCTTCAATTGAGTCTCTGAGTTGTATAAACCAAGATTTACACTGGAAGTTGCAGCAGCAGAGATTGGCTATGCTATTTGGTACaggagaaaatcataaagatGGCAGCACTGTTTCTACAGATCCTATTGAGAACCAGGTACAGAAACCACAGCCTATTATGTTTGAAAATCTTGAAATTTCAAAACCACAAGTATGCGCAGCTGGTAATTCAAGAAAAGAAGGTGCAGCTAGTGGTGATACAGCAACAGAATGGTTCTTTGGGAATTCATATTCTCAAGTGACTGCAACGCCAACAAATACTAGCAACAATGGCAATAATGACAACACAGGCAATTGGAATGGGGTTCAAGCATGGGGTGATTTGCATCAGTATAGTGCTTTGCCCTAG